GATAGTTTATCTTTAGAAAGGACTCAgcaatttattgaagaaatggATATTTTCATTAAAGAACACGAAGAAAATTACCCAATGACGCCTTGCATGCAATCTCCTGATCCCAAAGTATCACTTCAATCATCAGAGTCAGTCGATGATGAAACGAAAGAAGCGGTTCAAATGCTTGATTCCCTTATTAATGGGGATATTGGATTGGAATGGAGAGAGTAATTTAGTGcattcatacttttaaaaactattttattatttcatatttcattatatgtaGACCAAATGATTGTCAATCAACAACCAAGTCTGAAAATTCTTCTTATGttctttctttagaaaatattccAGATATTTCTAATCTTTCATCAAtagattcaatttttgaaaatccatcAGCTACTCCTGTCAGCACTCTTTCACCTGCGTCATCCACAGCCACTCTAGTAGATTTTAGTCCACCATCTAGCGTTACTTCACCTAAACAACACAAGTATACAAATCGCAAAGAAAACACAAAGGGTGGGCGTCAAAAGCTTGCAATCaaggataaaaaagaaaggaaaaaatggcaaaatgtGGAGGCTGCTAGGCGCTATAGGTAACCAagttggattttattttttcgtatcagtaactaataataattatacttttttcagAGATAAAAAAAGAGATCAAGTCAatgaatatcaattaaaatccaaagagctaaaaaagaagaacacaaatttaaaagaaaagctGAGAGAAGTTGAAAATGAGTTATCAACGATGAAAAAGCTTATGACCGAGCTGGGAATGATTAAAgtagttcaaaaatgaaagatattatCAGAGTCAAGATGTCCTATAATATCCACtatgaatatttgtttattgtttcgtttttatgtaggtatatgaatATACTAAATTTGATCTGATATTTATTATCCATTCATTtctcattagttattattttcaaaataaaattgtattagaaaatagatttattgTTCTATTATTTGCTagatataagttaaaatatatttgttctacCCGAACTACTATTTGAGAAAACAAATACCTAacttcaaggttaatagaaatacattaatttctattaatgtatttatggatacaatgtatttctattaaccttgcctaACTTTTAGTTTTATTGTGTACACGGATTCTACTTTTACACCCTAAACATTTATGATGAACCAATCGTCAGAGAAAAATAGCTCACAGTCTTAGATCTCGATGAATTTTCACCAactgtagcaaaaaaaaaaccaggtaACTAATGTCGTTTAaccattgtttattttatgatttgagATCCAAATTAGACACAATTCATCAATGATTAAAACACCCATAAACTAAGACTAATGGCaacaaaggaatatatattatcatagaTGTATAACTTTTCTAATCGCtgtacttagtttttttctttaaaacatcCCATCTTAAAAGATAAGTTctataattgatattatgtGGTTTTTCAATTCCTATTTGAAAGGTTGAGTGCCTTTTAGATATTACTTAGAGTGGCCGTAGGGGTCACTTGTTTGTGGGCCAACGCAAACAAGTGTTTCTGAGCAGCCTGCACAGAACGTTATTCATTCATggaatcataataattaatatatttgataaataatatttaatattaatagatacTACTACATGTAAAACGAAGCCTTAGGTATAGTACATATCATTGACTCGTGGTTAAATAAATAAGCCATTGTTATGTAATCAATTATGGGTGTGAGTCTCGAAAGCAAGGATTTGAATGATTACTTGAACTTCTTGAAGGAAATTCAAGAGTCTCATATATGTGAtaaagatgaaatatatttgaaaaatgcgTTAAGAAGGTATGAAACGCTATGGATCCCATTGATACGACAACATGACTTAAAGAATGAATTGTTGAAACCACCTCTTGGTAAGGATTGTAAATTGACTACTATAATGTATTAAATCAGCTATAAAAACActgacttataaaaaaaatatatatttattcagatATTCATTGGATGTGGCATTTACATTTTCACAATCCATATGCATACAAAGAAGATTTGAAAATCAATTGCGATATTCCGGATCATGGTTATTGTAGAGGAAATATGTATGGTACACAAGAGGTATGGAAAAGAGAATATCCTTTAGAACCTTACGAATCACCCTCTGATCATGAGGAaattaaaagtttcattaaagatTTTGTAAGCTCCTTCTCCTACGACCTTATTGAGGCCTCGAAAAGACAAAGTGGATTTTATTATcaagtaattttgtatgttcGGAAATGaatcaaaactaaataaattcttatatgTTAAGGTTTCATTGCCACATTTCCGAAACAATCAGTTTCAAAGAAAATGCATTGAGCGTTACCAAAagtttctaaaattgaaatccATGTATCCAAGAGAATTTATGGTTCCCTACTTCGATATTGATTTTGCATGGCATGCACATATGGTGAGTACTTTTTCttactatttatttaagaaatggaaacatttatttttcatagtcAAAACCTATCTTATATGAACACGAAACATCTAAAGTGTTAGGGGGGGAAATGTTGAATCATAATGACTCGATGGAAAAGAGGGTGCTAGAGGACTCTCATAAGAGAACAACTCAACTTTGGAAAGGTAAGGCAACAATGagtctatgtatatttatttgaatataccttgtgatttttttaagaccTGTTTTCTGAGGATTATGAGATTTCTGGTGTTGTACACCGAGGGGAATGTCCTAGAGGAAAATTAATGGATATTCCCAATGCGATAAAGACGttcaacttttttaatggaGTAAATAGAAGAATGAAGTTAAATCCAACGATATATTTGACTAATCAAACCTCTTCAAAAgtttatgaatatgaaatagatttaaaaatatctgaATACAACTTCCTagggaaaaaaatgttactaaatattaaagaaattccATATTCGACTCTTACTCAACCtaacattttgttatttagaGTTGAGGATGACAATATTTTCTCCATAAGTAATTATTCGACACTTTTGCTAGAAATTGATATTCGAAGAAAGTACAAAAGGAAAGGTATTCTTGCAATAATAAATGGATACAAATTTAGTCGTAAATATGTAGCtggcttttataaaaaatttgaagtgTTGGACgaagattttaattttcatttgagCTTTAAATCTCTctgtaaaaaatttgtaataaatatacagCTTGATACTATGGGAGgaaaaattgatgataattactataatcataaaatagtGAATATTTTGCCAGGATCATACTACGATTGCATAATTccagaaaacattgaaaactTGTGGGGGCCAATTCCTCTGAAAGATCTTCCCTCTGATGAGGATAATAACTGCAAAGCCGTAGTTCACACGTAATGTACAATATTAATTACTAGATTGAGAAACTTTTATTCCTTTCAATTTAATAGAATAGTAGATAAAAAGGATGATTCCCGCGTACTTACAGTTCATTTGGTTCATTCTTTGAATTTGGGAATGTCATGTGTACAGCTTTTCTATGGTGAAAATAGAATATCTGTGGCCCATTTGATTGGGCCAGAAACTCTAAGTATATCACATATAACTGAATTTAAAagggtaaatattatttatgaagtgagttatataatttactcattaatttttgttgttgctttttagttcaaaaattcTCCTTGGAGAGCTATGATAATCAAGGACAATGAAGGAGATTGGGGATTGTTAGTAGGACATTGGACGGGTGTTTCAAAACCAACTATGACTAAAGGTTCGGTTGCTTCATTTTTACGGTATTTTACAAGTGAAATAGATGTATGACATATTATACTCGTAATTTGTACCTATACACTTtttagttcttatttttttaaactcttaatATTTAGACTTAATTTTATAGGCGAGGGTTTTAAACCTGGTTCCCCTGGCTATTTTTCATGTTCATTTATGTCTAtgaggtaatttttttgtaattcttatattaatttgattttgttttgctaatatttaaaaaaaaatcactacaGACACAGGAAAGACATAAACTTTAAACTACCAAACGAGTTCAGTGAAGTCTTTGATCATGAAGAATTTTCCATTCATATCCCTAATAAACTGAGTGTGAATTTAGTTAGTGGAGAAATAGTTTATCACTCAGGATTAGGGGATGAAGTTATTCAATATACTACTTTGAGTTTTGCAATATCTGTCCTATATTTGTTGGTTCTACCTACGCCAAAAGACTTAAACTCTCGAAAACCTAATTTGAATGATAAGTCTCaacctttatattttaaatccttatATCCTTTATTCTTcggtaaatataaattataatttatgatttatccAAGATATTGATTTTCTCCCATTTCAGTCTATAGTGGAATTAAGAGTATTGGTCAAATGCCTGCAAACTCTACTATATACCATCTTAGGAACGAATCAAAGGATAAAAGTAGATTCGCCCTTTTCTCAAGTCATATTCCTAATTTATATGATATGAATTCAAATGATTTGAGGGGTATTGTATCTTGTGATTTTGACATTCCCACTTTTGATTGTGGCCAAGGTTTGGGTTCTATAACTGGTGCAAGCGATTTCAGTAATGTATTTGGAGCTGATGTTAATGGGGGTTCATACTTTGATGGAGTATCTCAGTTTTTCTTGGCCGCCTCTTCCGATGTTTTCTCGAGTTATGGAGGAGTTTCTGGTGGTGAAGGAGGCGGCTGTGATGGAGGAGGTGGCTGTGATGGGGGTGGAGGAGGCGCTTGTGGTGGAGGAGGAGGCTGTGGTGGTTGATGTCGAATTCTCagagtataaatatatgtatattcgaTCGatcatatgtttatttattatgttaatcCACGCAAACTTTGTATTTTTCGGATGaaagtcattcattttttatgcgAAAACAAAATCTtgggtaatttttaaattttactaatattataaactatagtAGGTATTTGACATGGATTTAactcataatttttcaaaactgatTTGCtgatactattaaatatataaaaatgtcaatatattttattttcgaaaaaaaggtgatgtttttttttatacataattacgTAAATCATTTACTTGTAAttggttttttgaaatgtttgttcttaaaaaaaggtcatggTCATCCAATTTTAGCTTTATTGAGATTCTGAAATTTAATAATGGAAGTAAAAAGGTTAAGGTAACCACtggtataaatataaaaggccGGTgctaaaatttttcttttttgggggtttttgaatattttttccccccaaatTTTTGGACTTGAACATGAGGTGACTTAAAAAAAGTCTgatatgaaacattttaatcTTTCCCAAACACAAGCCTTTTTTAGGTCCCTTTTCCTAAACGGTGTCgatatttagtttaatgactgtttttagaaagtaatatttttttctattttaaaaagttctttttatagaaatatatcgCTGCGTTAtttcgctaacacaaaaatatcctgtgtatttagttgtcagctgtctattccctcttctcccttgatacgtcatggctatttcataaatacaaaaaaagtaataattaattcagcTATACTTATGGTCCGTTTTCataagaacaggaatacaatttcttgttgatctctcctcgtttatataataaatatattggtcatttcattatttctatgaagaaattttggctatttcttcatagaaatattatgataactactcttttaatcaaatattagtaagcaatattatatacaGTATCGCATAAAACACTacgtagattttaatattatgtaatttattttaaaaatggtgaagaaataataagacagtgatagtctgcgagtgtacatgaaatatatatagtgGTTGGTACTAATGACTTATTTGGTTAACTACCAGATGACTTTGGGTcttttttccgtttctttttggatgaaaggttgcgtcatacgataaaggtaacgacgtgatatAGTATATTACTCATCCCCCCACCCCCTCCCCATCAACGGCCctgtacatattaataaagtgCCAGTGGAGCTATGAATACTCTTTATGGGTACGTAATATCCGGATATGAGGTATAGCCAGAGGAAGTATCCTGAAGGGGAGATGAAGCAGTAATGTAGACTATTTTTCACCAAATTTTCCTCTCGAAAGATagttcaaagtttttaaaatgccTTAGGTTTTAAAGTACATCGaccaaaattctttaaaatttcaCCCTGAGTGCATgtgaataatttgaattttatacagaaatattcaagaaaaatttaacGATCCATAGATTAGATAGTCACTGTTCCAGAAATTTCTCAATCCAATGTAGATTAAGAGATCTCTATGGAACACTATATTTCTTGAGagtattattatacaaaacattAGCGAGTGGCGCTGTTTAGAGAGAggctcaaaattcttgagcggGAGCGTGCTAAGGATTTCTTGAACGGACTACCGCTTTGTTATTTTGCTTCTTATTATTAGcttaaatttagataaatataagcCGCTAAAGAAAAAGTTCATTATTTCCCTCAATTTAttagcttttttaatttttattgaatattatttctttcatgTTTTCACTAGTAGTCCATAGATGCTGATGCATGATTATGAACTAATAAAGGAGTGATATTGTACAAATTTGGTTTtgcattttgatttttaaacataaaaaatatacttgaggttaagtgattgacccttggttcactccagatattagtagatCTCATGTTGCAACTaactacacattttttttatttatgaaattgaatATGTACGTATCTTGTTTGTAAATAATTCCACCAGACGTCTCTACTCGTTTGTTTACATATGACATCACatacttgaataatttttatttcagtttcgAAATCGAAAATGGGCTTACCAAGTGAAATTTCAAGGGCATTGGATAATTTTACCCCATTAAAACGTAAAGCTTTgaggtaaattaaattaaatgatatgaTGCATGAATATTATGGGGCAGCTTTATTcttattgtatttgtttttatagtgTCTCCGCGAGTGATGATTCTAATGGAAAGcgttttagaaataataatttcaaagggGATGCTCTGGATTTAGATGCATTTTATTCTCGATTAGCCTCCTTCTATCCTGGAATATGGAATTCTTTTCATCCTTTATCCCCACTATACGCAGCCTCTTGGGGTTGGGTTTGCATGGGAAGTGATACAAAAGAAACCTTGAAATGTGTTTCATGCACAGGTTTTATTATTACATCTTTACCTAAACGATCCCTTCCCTCTGTTTACTATAAAGCTGCAGATATCCTGAAAAATAGAATAAGTACCTCTATAGAAAAAGGTGGTGGCCATGAAAAATTTTGTCCGTGGCTTGCTGCAAACTGTCCGGACATTTTTCAGGAAATTTACCTGGCATCTCAACTTCTTCAACCTTTTACAGTGTTAAAAGAGCAGTTTACTAAACAATGGATTGTTCCTTTTACGGAAATGTTTGCTCTAGAGAAAGTGCCTTACATACCCTTATTGTATCGCCCACAACATTCACCAAAGATATacgaaataataaaagataaatttcctTCTTTAGCTTATCCAGAACAACGGTTTTTAGAATCCGTATTTATATTGTCACTGACGGGTTGGTGTAAAAAGTCCAATCTTGTTATTCAATGTAAGACATGTCAGAGGCAATGCGCTTTATGGAGCTTCCCTTCCATAAATGACGAAGTTTCACTCGAGAAAGAAAAAgatgaccaaaaaaatttaaaagagaaaagagctgaaaaaaataaggatcaattgttgattacatttaatgataatattttaccaaaagGAGGAGGCAAGAGAAACATTCAGGATACGGGTGAAGTTATTTGTAAAAGATCATTGACCACTCATGATACTGAAAATCAAATGGAAGAGagtaataaatcaaatgatgaGCTTAATGAGGAAAAAGAGGGAGAAAATCTGGATAGTGATGGAGTATATGAAGatgaagaaacaaaagaagatgaTATTGTTAATGAAGAGGAGGAAATGCAGGAAGAAGAAGATCGAGATGATGAAAGCCATGATAGTACCAGTATCAGTTCAGATTCagatattatagaaataatttccTCATCTGAAGATGAAGTCCTTCGGGAAGATTCAGATCcagaaaaaccttttttacaCTTGGAAGAGGAATCGAGTAATTCTTCGAGAGATTCAGAAATAAATGATGAACATGAAGTTTCTATTGAAGACTCCCCGTCACGGCCAAATTCTAGCTGTAAAGGCGAAGTAGTAGAGCAAAGAGGAGACAAAGACGAGAATTTCATTGAGAGTCAATCTCCAAGCgatcctaaaaaaattgaagatagtTCGGATATCGTATGTAAAACAGTAGATGATAATACTTTAGTAGAGATAAGTGATtctctttcttttaataaaagaagagtGATCAAAATGCCCCCATTGAAAGTCCAAATACCTTATGTGAAAAAGAGAATAAAAGCGTTAAATTATCTAAAGAAATTAATAGCGAAGGAGTGACAtccaaagaagaagaaaaaacatccaGTAACTCTAAGAGTGCATCACCACTTCTTTCTAATTCAGAAATTATTAAGTCGGACTCTtctaacaaaaatgaaaatgttaaatttttccatCCTATATCCCAGCATCAATCATGGTGTTCTTGGATTGTGAAAGGACATGCAACCCAGCGAACTGGATACgaaactatattatttattatactaaataatttagttgAAGAAAAACATAAGTCTTCGATGGGTTCGTCTCA
The sequence above is drawn from the Lepeophtheirus salmonis chromosome 5, UVic_Lsal_1.4, whole genome shotgun sequence genome and encodes:
- the LOC121118939 gene encoding uncharacterized protein isoform X1, giving the protein MGVSLESKDLNDYLNFLKEIQESHICDKDEIYLKNALRRYETLWIPLIRQHDLKNELLKPPLDIHWMWHLHFHNPYAYKEDLKINCDIPDHGYCRGNMYGTQEVWKREYPLEPYESPSDHEEIKSFIKDFVSSFSYDLIEASKRQSGFYYQVSLPHFRNNQFQRKCIERYQKFLKLKSMYPREFMVPYFDIDFAWHAHMSKPILYEHETSKVLGGEMLNHNDSMEKRVLEDSHKRTTQLWKDLFSEDYEISGVVHRGECPRGKLMDIPNAIKTFNFFNGVNRRMKLNPTIYLTNQTSSKVYEYEIDLKISEYNFLGKKMLLNIKEIPYSTLTQPNILLFRVEDDNIFSISNYSTLLLEIDIRRKYKRKGILAIINGYKFSRKYVAGFYKKFEVLDEDFNFHLSFKSLCKKFVINIQLDTMGGKIDDNYYNHKIVNILPGSYYDCIIPENIENLWGPIPLKDLPSDEDNNCKAVVHTIVDKKDDSRVLTVHLVHSLNLGMSCVQLFYGENRISVAHLIGPETLSISHITEFKRFKNSPWRAMIIKDNEGDWGLLVGHWTGVSKPTMTKGEGFKPGSPGYFSCSFMSMRHRKDINFKLPNEFSEVFDHEEFSIHIPNKLSVNLVSGEIVYHSGLGDEVIQYTTLSFAISVLYLLVLPTPKDLNSRKPNLNDKSQPLYFKSLYPLFFVYSGIKSIGQMPANSTIYHLRNESKDKSRFALFSSHIPNLYDMNSNDLRGIVSCDFDIPTFDCGQGLGSITGASDFSNVFGADVNGGSYFDGVSQFFLAASSDVFSSYGGVSGGEGGGCDGGGGCDGGGGGACGGGGGCGG
- the LOC121118939 gene encoding uncharacterized protein isoform X2; protein product: MGVSLESKDLNDYLNFLKEIQESHICDKDEIYLKNALRRYETLWIPLIRQHDLKNELLKPPLDIHWMWHLHFHNPYAYKEDLKINCDIPDHGYCRGNMYGTQEVWKREYPLEPYESPSDHEEIKSFIKDFVSSFSYDLIEASKRQSGFYYQVSLPHFRNNQFQRKCIERYQKFLKLKSMYPREFMVPYFDIDFAWHAHMSKPILYEHETSKVLGGEMLNHNDSMEKRVLEDSHKRTTQLWKDLFSEDYEISGVVHRGECPRGKLMDIPNAIKTFNFFNGVNRRMKLNPTIYLTNQTSSKVYEYEIDLKISEYNFLGKKIVEDDNIFSISNYSTLLLEIDIRRKYKRKGILAIINGYKFSRKYVAGFYKKFEVLDEDFNFHLSFKSLCKKFVINIQLDTMGGKIDDNYYNHKIVNILPGSYYDCIIPENIENLWGPIPLKDLPSDEDNNCKAVVHTIVDKKDDSRVLTVHLVHSLNLGMSCVQLFYGENRISVAHLIGPETLSISHITEFKRFKNSPWRAMIIKDNEGDWGLLVGHWTGVSKPTMTKGEGFKPGSPGYFSCSFMSMRHRKDINFKLPNEFSEVFDHEEFSIHIPNKLSVNLVSGEIVYHSGLGDEVIQYTTLSFAISVLYLLVLPTPKDLNSRKPNLNDKSQPLYFKSLYPLFFVYSGIKSIGQMPANSTIYHLRNESKDKSRFALFSSHIPNLYDMNSNDLRGIVSCDFDIPTFDCGQGLGSITGASDFSNVFGADVNGGSYFDGVSQFFLAASSDVFSSYGGVSGGEGGGCDGGGGCDGGGGGACGGGGGCGG
- the LOC121118935 gene encoding uncharacterized protein, whose product is MKLSDMEAYYPQETTAGRQKAALGLSLGFSPNLHLDHNPHFQDFLSSTIDLGSFEVFQDVDLPFEGLDTIEEVESCEEHRPTSDSLSLERTQQFIEEMDIFIKEHEENYPMTPCMQSPDPKVSLQSSESVDDETKEAVQMLDSLINGDIGLEWREPNDCQSTTKSENSSYVLSLENIPDISNLSSIDSIFENPSATPVSTLSPASSTATLVDFSPPSSVTSPKQHKYTNRKENTKGGRQKLAIKDKKERKKWQNVEAARRYRDKKRDQVNEYQLKSKELKKKNTNLKEKLREVENELSTMKKLMTELGMIKVVQK
- the LOC121118940 gene encoding uncharacterized protein; translated protein: MGLPSEISRALDNFTPLKRKALSVSASDDSNGKRFRNNNFKGDALDLDAFYSRLASFYPGIWNSFHPLSPLYAASWGWVCMGSDTKETLKCVSCTGFIITSLPKRSLPSVYYKAADILKNRISTSIEKGGGHEKFCPWLAANCPDIFQEIYLASQLLQPFTVLKEQFTKQWIVPFTEMFALEKVPYIPLLYRPQHSPKIYEIIKDKFPSLAYPEQRFLESVFILSLTGWCKKSNLVIQCKTCQRQCALWSFPSINDEVSLEKEKDDQKNLKEKRAEKNKDQLLITFNDNILPKGGGKRNIQDTGEVICKRSLTTHDTENQMEESNKSNDELNEEKEGENLDSDGVYEDEETKEDDIVNEEEEMQEEEDRDDESHDSTSISSDSDIIEIISSSEDEVLREDSDPEKPFLHLEEESSNSSRDSEINDEHEVSIEDSPSRPNSSCKGEVVEQRGDKDENFIESQSPSDPKKIEDSSDIVCKTVDDNTLVEISDSLSFNKRRVIKMPPLKVQIPYVKKRIKALNYLKKLIAKE